A stretch of the Clostridium fungisolvens genome encodes the following:
- a CDS encoding LytR/AlgR family response regulator transcription factor: MTLYLAAICEDQQESLNYINMELSKAFINKNFPIHFDCYTKAQDLLYATCTVKNYHILFLDIDMPGMDGIELCRKIRKNNSNVMVIFITNKEELVFQTFEVRPFRFIRKAHFSEELPALVSDIIREFQEQKGFMITIRELHSDKIYSFNIKEIIYIEVILKHCRIVTTSKEVNIQYKIMDFEKHLREHGFLRPHRSFLVNYRYIFSIQKDSLILDNKASIPLSRNRVSAIKEEFISLIDEGVI; this comes from the coding sequence ATGACACTTTATCTGGCTGCAATTTGTGAAGATCAACAGGAAAGTCTGAATTATATAAATATGGAACTTTCCAAAGCTTTCATAAATAAAAATTTTCCTATACATTTTGATTGTTATACCAAAGCTCAAGATCTTTTGTATGCAACTTGTACAGTAAAGAACTACCATATATTATTTTTGGACATTGATATGCCGGGAATGGATGGAATTGAATTATGTAGAAAAATTCGAAAAAATAATTCCAATGTAATGGTTATCTTCATTACTAACAAAGAAGAATTAGTTTTTCAGACTTTTGAAGTTCGTCCATTCCGTTTTATAAGAAAGGCCCACTTTTCAGAAGAATTGCCAGCACTAGTTAGTGATATAATTAGAGAGTTCCAAGAGCAGAAGGGATTCATGATTACCATAAGAGAACTACACTCCGATAAAATTTATTCTTTTAACATAAAAGAAATTATATATATTGAAGTTATTCTAAAACACTGCAGGATTGTAACCACCTCAAAGGAAGTAAATATTCAATACAAGATAATGGATTTCGAAAAACATCTTCGTGAACATGGATTTTTACGTCCTCATAGAAGTTTCTTGGTAAACTATCGTTATATTTTCAGCATTCAAAAAGATTCACTTATTTTGGACAATAAAGCTTCTATTCCTTTAAGCCGCAATCGTGTCAGTGCAATAAAAGAAGAGTTTATTTCATTAATTGATGAGGGGGTTATATAA
- a CDS encoding sensor histidine kinase, which produces MIVKFLSLTEGFITFLFLMITLIKMYGCEKTFKSRYIVGLLWSLLFFLVFEPFEIRYGNFYLYLSFMLVFASIFSILFQKGFLANRIVFIIIYIYTIASIKSTLATIIGVQLLYSGYNSYTIAIHYIIFYSLIFFASIFFIMHPLHFTNQIPKRHWMLMAQCPIFVAVITQYCSSLVLGANILRQVFLILSCFILCIILSTYYLTYFMTKTYVQMINTNNINHRLQMQLEYMKRSSSIIKNIRKEKHEIKNNYFYIQSLVKNRKYEQLEHYLDTELAYRFNAMEEFQTGNKLFDFLLTQKVSEAREHKINVMTNVLLPSDLPIKDDDICALLLNLVDNAIDASKNEEQGDIHISISVIKNYLQIQIKNKSSIDVLKINKQLKTTKKNKENHGLGLQIIRSIVHKYNGIFKTSMKSNYFVVLVMLQLQNQ; this is translated from the coding sequence ATGATTGTTAAATTTTTAAGTCTTACTGAAGGATTTATAACCTTCTTATTTCTAATGATTACTTTAATAAAAATGTATGGGTGTGAAAAGACTTTTAAATCAAGATATATTGTAGGACTACTGTGGAGCTTGTTATTTTTTTTAGTGTTCGAACCTTTTGAAATTCGCTATGGCAACTTTTACTTATATTTGAGCTTTATGTTAGTTTTTGCTTCTATTTTTTCTATACTTTTTCAAAAAGGTTTTCTAGCCAATAGGATAGTTTTTATTATTATTTATATTTATACTATAGCTTCAATCAAATCAACACTTGCTACAATAATTGGTGTTCAGTTATTGTATAGTGGGTATAATTCATATACTATAGCAATCCATTATATTATTTTTTATTCTCTTATTTTTTTTGCAAGTATATTTTTTATAATGCATCCACTTCACTTTACAAATCAGATTCCTAAAAGACATTGGATGCTAATGGCTCAATGTCCTATTTTTGTTGCAGTGATAACCCAATACTGTTCTTCCCTTGTATTAGGCGCCAATATTTTAAGACAGGTTTTTCTCATACTGTCTTGTTTTATTCTTTGTATCATACTTAGTACCTATTATTTAACATACTTTATGACAAAAACTTATGTACAAATGATAAATACTAATAACATAAATCATCGTCTGCAAATGCAACTCGAATACATGAAACGATCTTCAAGTATTATTAAGAATATAAGAAAAGAAAAGCATGAAATCAAAAACAACTATTTTTATATTCAGTCTTTAGTAAAAAATCGAAAATATGAACAGTTAGAACATTACCTTGACACTGAACTTGCATATCGCTTTAATGCAATGGAAGAATTTCAAACTGGAAATAAACTATTTGATTTCTTACTTACGCAGAAAGTCAGTGAAGCCCGTGAACATAAAATTAACGTGATGACAAATGTATTATTACCATCTGACCTACCTATTAAAGATGATGACATATGCGCTCTTCTGCTTAACTTGGTAGACAATGCAATAGATGCCAGTAAAAATGAAGAACAAGGTGATATACATATTTCTATATCAGTTATAAAAAATTATCTTCAAATACAAATAAAAAACAAGTCATCAATAGATGTCTTAAAAATTAACAAACAATTGAAAACCACAAAAAAGAATAAAGAAAACCATGGCCTTGGCTTACAGATTATACGTTCCATTGTGCATAAATACAATGGTATTTTCAAAACCAGTATGAAATCAAATTACTTTGTTGTTCTCGTAATGTTGCAGTTACAGAATCAATAG
- a CDS encoding beta-glucosidase gives MTKKRTKKSISTKKFMAICIPSMASLTALVLVATILMNNYSTVMGSIFGFGEMVQTKVKGSEGLDANYIKLNTSNYKDSTANAKEVTQTIEGEGATLLKNENNALPLSKGAAVTLFGIKTISMNMSGGENIKTEGGYSIDDALTKKGFKVNPATVDYYTSQSKTKQSDIEPEVSAYASMESTYANYSDAAIVTFERNSGEGNDQTKSIAGDNGRTGLSLSSAELNMLQYACSKFKKVIVLINASNTMELGFIKDGSKYHDKYTGKDYDFSNIKAALWVGGVGSTGCLAVADILQGVINPSGHLVDTYVRDLTQDPSFKNVGDYQWTNVDYSSGNYYAKANTNAFVEYEEGIYVGYRYYETAAKEAKDGNYSGFNYDNAVIYPFGYGLSYTTFSMAYEGTPTYDSSTNKFTFKVKVTNTGNVAGKKVVEIYCNEPYTKGGVEKAQVILAGYAKTSNLKPGASEVVNVTVDRDYITSYDYKSDKSYILDAGNYNFYLSDDSHSWASIEASDSSKYYTYTLNSKIVFNKDNKRPSDGTAAVNQFDDISNYLFKDKQTAGYATNFSRADFKGTFPTSPTTQDSVANEKTLEQLKKYDVTKAKETVKDTPTTDYLGTKIQLIDLRGKDINDTLWNSYIQQFSVQSLYNMYKDGAWVEHADSDQGVPESIDMDGPYGFFGHTFKLYVNKWYQSETITAATWNVEMAKLMGESIGEEANNQTTKLTGWYGPGVNIHRSAFGGRNYEYFSEDPLLSGYICAAETGAASSKGLITFTKHFALNDQETNRTGVSTFANEQAMREIYLKAFEIYVKDSSKQVNYYENENGKLVMKTKTMSGATGVMSSYNRVGATWSGACAPLMVNVLRNEWKFTGTSLTDAGGGVDNYMNTDYALRSGGTDLFLGTHTLKDYQSASAIASLQQAVKHILYNKANSNIMTGLVPGSTISYTLAPWQIGLIVAGVVVGIIDVLGIVLIVRKVRQGKKQQDKVV, from the coding sequence ATGACAAAAAAAAGGACAAAAAAAAGTATCAGTACTAAGAAGTTTATGGCAATTTGTATTCCGTCCATGGCTTCTTTAACTGCACTTGTTTTAGTCGCTACAATATTAATGAATAATTATTCAACTGTAATGGGATCAATTTTTGGCTTTGGTGAAATGGTACAGACTAAAGTAAAAGGTTCGGAGGGACTAGATGCTAATTATATTAAATTAAATACCTCTAATTATAAAGATTCTACTGCGAATGCTAAAGAGGTCACTCAAACCATCGAGGGTGAAGGGGCTACTCTTTTAAAGAATGAAAACAATGCTTTGCCTTTATCAAAAGGTGCAGCTGTAACTTTGTTTGGTATTAAAACCATATCTATGAACATGAGTGGTGGTGAAAATATCAAGACTGAAGGAGGTTATTCAATTGACGATGCTTTGACAAAAAAAGGCTTTAAAGTAAATCCTGCAACTGTAGATTATTATACAAGCCAAAGTAAAACAAAGCAATCAGACATAGAGCCAGAAGTAAGTGCTTATGCTTCAATGGAAAGCACATATGCAAATTATAGTGATGCAGCAATTGTAACATTTGAGCGTAACTCAGGGGAAGGTAATGACCAGACCAAAAGTATTGCAGGTGATAACGGTAGAACAGGACTTTCTCTTTCTAGCGCTGAATTAAACATGCTGCAATATGCGTGTAGTAAATTCAAAAAGGTTATAGTTCTTATTAACGCTTCAAATACTATGGAGCTTGGATTTATTAAAGATGGTTCAAAATATCATGACAAATATACCGGTAAGGATTATGATTTTAGCAATATTAAGGCAGCCTTATGGGTTGGTGGTGTAGGCAGTACCGGTTGTCTTGCTGTAGCAGATATTCTTCAGGGCGTTATTAACCCTTCTGGTCATTTGGTAGATACTTATGTTCGTGATTTGACACAAGATCCTTCATTTAAAAACGTTGGCGACTATCAATGGACAAACGTTGATTATTCATCAGGTAATTACTATGCAAAGGCCAATACTAATGCTTTTGTAGAATATGAAGAAGGTATTTATGTAGGATACCGTTACTATGAAACAGCCGCAAAAGAAGCTAAGGATGGAAACTATTCTGGATTCAATTATGATAATGCAGTAATTTATCCTTTCGGTTACGGCTTATCATATACCACTTTTAGCATGGCTTATGAAGGAACACCAACATATGATAGCAGTACTAATAAATTTACCTTTAAAGTTAAAGTAACAAACACTGGAAACGTTGCAGGTAAAAAGGTTGTTGAAATTTATTGCAATGAGCCTTATACAAAGGGTGGAGTTGAAAAAGCTCAAGTGATTTTAGCAGGTTATGCTAAAACCAGCAACTTGAAACCTGGAGCAAGTGAAGTGGTTAATGTAACTGTTGACAGAGATTATATTACTTCATATGACTACAAGAGTGATAAGTCCTACATTTTAGATGCTGGCAATTACAATTTCTATTTGTCCGATGATTCTCATAGCTGGGCAAGCATTGAAGCTTCAGACTCATCAAAATACTATACTTATACATTAAATAGCAAGATTGTATTTAACAAGGATAATAAGCGTCCTTCAGATGGTACTGCTGCTGTTAACCAATTCGATGATATATCAAACTACTTGTTCAAAGATAAACAAACAGCAGGCTATGCAACTAACTTCTCTAGAGCAGATTTTAAGGGAACTTTCCCAACATCTCCAACAACACAAGACAGCGTTGCAAACGAAAAAACTTTAGAACAGCTTAAGAAATATGATGTTACCAAAGCAAAAGAAACAGTCAAAGATACGCCTACTACAGACTATCTTGGAACAAAGATACAATTGATTGATTTACGTGGTAAAGATATTAACGATACACTTTGGAATTCTTATATTCAGCAGTTCTCAGTGCAATCATTGTACAATATGTACAAAGACGGCGCATGGGTTGAGCATGCAGACAGTGATCAGGGTGTACCTGAAAGTATAGATATGGATGGACCTTATGGTTTCTTTGGCCATACATTTAAACTATACGTAAATAAGTGGTATCAATCAGAAACTATTACAGCTGCAACTTGGAATGTGGAAATGGCTAAACTTATGGGCGAATCCATCGGAGAAGAAGCTAATAACCAAACAACCAAATTAACAGGTTGGTATGGTCCTGGCGTAAATATTCACCGTTCTGCTTTTGGTGGAAGAAATTACGAGTATTTCAGCGAAGATCCACTTCTTTCTGGGTACATTTGTGCTGCTGAAACTGGTGCTGCATCAAGTAAAGGCTTAATTACATTTACTAAACATTTTGCATTAAATGATCAGGAAACTAATCGTACAGGTGTTAGTACATTTGCTAATGAACAGGCAATGCGTGAAATCTACTTAAAGGCCTTTGAGATTTATGTAAAAGATTCGTCAAAACAGGTAAACTATTATGAAAATGAAAATGGAAAATTAGTTATGAAAACAAAGACAATGTCTGGAGCTACTGGTGTTATGAGCAGTTACAACAGAGTTGGAGCAACTTGGTCTGGTGCCTGCGCACCATTGATGGTAAATGTTCTTCGCAATGAATGGAAATTTACTGGTACTTCTTTGACTGATGCAGGTGGTGGAGTTGATAATTATATGAATACTGACTATGCTTTGAGATCAGGGGGGACTGACTTGTTCCTTGGAACACATACTCTTAAAGACTATCAGAGTGCATCTGCTATTGCTTCTTTACAACAGGCTGTAAAACACATACTCTACAACAAGGCTAACAGCAATATAATGACTGGGTTGGTGCCTGGTTCTACAATCAGCTATACATTGGCTCCTTGGCAGATTGGCTTGATTGTTGCTGGAGTAGTAGTAGGTATTATAGATGTGCTTGGAATAGTATTAATAGTCCGCAAAGTTCGTCAAGGTAAAAAGCAACAGGACAAAGTGGTTTAA
- a CDS encoding DUF2922 domain-containing protein, with the protein METKTLVMTFKNEKGENINLSLRGIKDTLISTEISKAMDTIIVKNTFFSSGGNLVQKVGAQIVTKNIDEYKVG; encoded by the coding sequence ATGGAAACAAAAACCTTAGTTATGACCTTTAAGAATGAGAAGGGAGAGAATATTAATCTATCCCTTAGAGGAATTAAGGATACTTTAATATCAACAGAAATATCAAAGGCAATGGACACTATTATAGTTAAAAATACATTTTTTAGTTCCGGTGGAAATCTTGTTCAAAAGGTTGGAGCGCAGATTGTAACAAAGAATATTGATGAATATAAGGTAGGGTAG
- a CDS encoding DUF1659 domain-containing protein has product MATAILSGNSMIMKYKTGTNEKGDDTFSSQRFSNVRLDLSDNDFYEVGQALSCLMSTDAIYIRKQQDYLVEDI; this is encoded by the coding sequence ATGGCAACAGCAATATTGAGCGGAAATTCTATGATAATGAAGTATAAGACTGGCACTAATGAAAAGGGGGACGATACTTTTAGTAGTCAGAGATTTTCTAATGTAAGACTAGACTTAAGTGATAATGATTTTTATGAAGTTGGACAAGCATTAAGTTGTTTAATGTCTACAGATGCTATCTATATAAGAAAGCAGCAGGATTATTTAGTGGAGGATATTTAA
- a CDS encoding YvrJ family protein: MEINDFVNLIANIGFPVATSAYLLIRLEKQIIGLTASINKLNTIISTKLGIVIDTAENNKIA; encoded by the coding sequence ATGGAGATAAATGATTTTGTCAATCTTATTGCAAACATAGGCTTCCCGGTGGCAACCAGTGCCTATCTGCTAATAAGACTTGAAAAACAGATTATTGGTCTTACAGCATCTATTAACAAACTCAATACCATAATTTCTACTAAACTCGGTATCGTTATTGATACTGCTGAAAATAACAAAATAGCCTAA
- a CDS encoding FtsX-like permease family protein has translation MGLMDIAIKNIKRNFYNYFLYFVSMVFSIMIYFTFTSIQYNTQVQRIVGASVQFSTVFKSAAAVIGVFIAIFIWYSNSFFIRRRKKEVALYSLLGIRKKQIGTMLFYENIVMGAAALIAGIVMGSLLSKVFIMLLIRLMGFSADIAFMIPLKAVINTALVFLVLFLITSIHGYMLIYRFKLIELFKAESQGEREPKTSVFKSILSVMLIGGGYLIYTKGSLSASVISIPVTLLLTVIGTFMLFSSLTLLIIKLAKKNERRYFKGSNMIGTSQLLYRIKASARTLATIAVLSAATLTAMELSTSFYYKLEVNLQENYGFTYAYASNDNSLDKKVEAVIAEYPKNKIISAVDMKFAKVKGQWPDLSKGLSAKKTFDTSFYIISESNYNEIAKARGLKDKIKLKDNNEAAIFTQILNFTSEYDDYLGKTITIVENNEKLSLKVSDFKAYSLTNSGMMRNSVVVSDEVYNNYRTNANTYRIKGYITDNKKDSEDLTKGITKLVSEEIPQKDGEPFVFSSYYMDYRAGITYSGLIIFLGAFLGLLFLIATGSIIFFKQLSEANDDKSRYGILRKIGLTNKEIKISISKQIFIVFSLPLVIGITHSLVASTLLSKIMRINLALPITLTIGAYTVIYMVYYFLTVNSYYNIVSSDN, from the coding sequence ATGGGCTTAATGGATATAGCCATTAAAAATATAAAAAGAAACTTTTACAACTATTTTCTATACTTCGTCTCAATGGTATTCAGTATAATGATTTACTTTACCTTTACTTCAATACAATATAACACACAAGTTCAAAGGATTGTTGGTGCCTCGGTACAATTCTCTACCGTATTTAAATCAGCGGCAGCAGTTATTGGAGTATTTATTGCTATTTTTATCTGGTATTCGAACTCGTTTTTTATAAGGAGAAGGAAAAAGGAAGTGGCACTCTATTCTCTTCTGGGAATAAGAAAAAAGCAAATTGGAACAATGCTTTTTTATGAAAACATTGTGATGGGTGCAGCTGCGCTTATAGCAGGTATTGTTATGGGAAGTTTGCTTTCCAAGGTATTTATAATGCTTTTAATTAGACTCATGGGATTTTCAGCTGATATTGCATTTATGATTCCTTTGAAGGCAGTTATAAATACTGCACTGGTATTTTTAGTTCTGTTCCTCATTACATCCATACACGGCTACATGCTTATATATAGATTTAAGCTCATAGAGCTTTTTAAGGCAGAAAGCCAAGGCGAGAGGGAACCAAAGACTTCAGTTTTTAAGTCAATTTTATCTGTTATGCTAATTGGCGGAGGTTATCTAATATATACAAAGGGTTCATTAAGTGCTAGTGTTATTTCAATCCCAGTGACTCTACTGCTAACAGTAATTGGAACCTTTATGCTTTTTTCCTCATTAACATTATTGATCATCAAGCTTGCAAAGAAAAATGAGAGAAGATACTTTAAAGGCTCTAACATGATAGGAACTTCACAATTGCTATACAGAATTAAAGCAAGTGCGAGGACTTTAGCTACAATTGCAGTACTAAGTGCTGCAACACTTACAGCAATGGAGCTGTCTACAAGCTTTTATTACAAACTTGAAGTGAATTTACAGGAGAACTATGGATTTACCTATGCATATGCAAGTAATGACAATTCTCTAGATAAAAAAGTTGAGGCCGTAATAGCAGAGTATCCCAAAAATAAAATTATTTCTGCTGTTGATATGAAATTTGCAAAAGTAAAGGGGCAATGGCCTGATTTATCAAAGGGACTTTCAGCAAAAAAGACTTTTGATACCAGCTTTTATATAATATCGGAAAGTAATTATAATGAGATTGCTAAGGCAAGGGGATTAAAAGATAAGATAAAATTAAAAGATAATAATGAAGCTGCAATATTTACTCAAATATTAAATTTCACCTCTGAGTATGATGACTATTTAGGAAAAACTATTACAATAGTTGAAAACAATGAAAAGTTATCTTTGAAAGTTAGCGACTTTAAGGCTTACTCCCTAACAAATTCAGGAATGATGAGAAATTCTGTAGTTGTTTCAGATGAAGTTTACAATAATTATCGCACTAATGCCAATACATACAGAATAAAGGGTTATATTACTGACAACAAAAAAGACAGTGAAGATCTCACAAAAGGTATTACAAAACTGGTATCAGAAGAGATACCACAAAAAGACGGAGAACCATTTGTATTTTCATCATATTATATGGATTACAGGGCTGGAATTACGTATTCAGGACTTATAATTTTCCTAGGCGCCTTTTTAGGATTACTTTTCCTTATAGCTACAGGAAGCATAATATTCTTCAAGCAACTATCAGAAGCTAATGATGATAAAAGCAGATATGGCATACTAAGGAAAATAGGGCTTACAAATAAGGAAATAAAAATCTCAATAAGTAAGCAAATATTTATTGTATTCTCGCTACCTTTAGTAATTGGGATAACCCACAGTCTTGTTGCATCAACACTTTTATCAAAGATAATGAGGATAAACCTAGCATTGCCAATAACTTTAACAATCGGTGCCTATACTGTGATATATATGGTTTATTATTTCTTAACGGTAAACTCCTATTACAATATTGTTAGTTCAGATAATTAA
- a CDS encoding ABC transporter ATP-binding protein — MSNVLTAKNLKKVYGSRGNVYTALHDIDLNINEGEFVGIMGPSGAGKTTLLNIISTIDKPSSGTVTIGGEDIVKMNEEKLSIFRRNKLGFIFQDFNLLDTLTVRENIVLPLSLSKVNLDEIKRRLKEVASGLGIEDILNKYPYEISGGQKQRTAAARAIINRPALVLADEPTGALDSKSATELLQALSDLNEKDKATIMMVTHDAFAASYCKRIIFIKDGLLFTELYRGGSRKEFFQKILDVLKTLGGGLSDM, encoded by the coding sequence ATGAGCAATGTACTAACAGCTAAAAATTTAAAGAAAGTGTATGGTTCAAGAGGGAATGTGTATACAGCACTTCATGATATAGACCTAAACATCAACGAGGGAGAATTCGTAGGTATAATGGGACCTTCAGGTGCAGGGAAAACAACTCTTTTAAATATTATTTCTACTATAGACAAACCAAGTAGCGGTACTGTAACCATAGGTGGAGAGGATATAGTAAAAATGAATGAAGAGAAGCTATCTATTTTTAGAAGGAATAAGCTTGGATTTATTTTTCAGGATTTTAATCTTCTAGATACATTAACGGTAAGGGAAAATATTGTACTTCCGCTTTCACTTTCAAAGGTTAACCTAGATGAGATTAAAAGGAGACTTAAGGAGGTAGCTTCAGGCCTTGGCATTGAGGATATCTTAAATAAATATCCGTATGAAATTTCAGGGGGACAAAAGCAAAGGACTGCGGCGGCTAGAGCCATTATAAATAGGCCAGCCCTAGTTCTTGCCGATGAGCCTACAGGAGCACTAGATTCAAAGTCAGCAACTGAGCTTCTACAGGCATTAAGTGATTTAAATGAAAAAGACAAAGCGACTATCATGATGGTAACACATGATGCCTTTGCGGCTAGCTATTGTAAAAGAATAATCTTCATAAAAGATGGTTTGCTATTTACAGAGCTTTACCGAGGAGGTTCTCGAAAAGAATTCTTCCAAAAGATACTTGATGTTCTCAAAACTCTTGGGGGCGGCCTGAGTGACATGTAA
- a CDS encoding sensor histidine kinase, whose amino-acid sequence MKFTKFLADRKISILCFILLMLFISTMIYLDGSVRVSLGNVLYINLVSFSFFIIYLVARYFYHRNYYLNLLDIVEGKGDEIINRLPRPKNHEQILFHEVLLALYNEHSSMIEKIHEQKKEYEEFITSWVHEIKTPIAVSRLLIESNSKFPKKETFYSLEEELDKIENYIEQALYYSKTDDFSKDYLVNETGLDRMVKDAVKKQVKTFINKKINVEIHNTELEVITDKKWLSFILDQVLSNALKYTSPGGKIKIYGETDERLQRLIIEDNGIGVRPEDIERVFDKGFTGYNGRENSKATGMGLYLSKKLARKLGHDIVIESKYGSYTKVTILFPKLLDYLQL is encoded by the coding sequence ATGAAATTCACTAAGTTTTTAGCTGATAGAAAAATTTCAATATTATGCTTTATTCTTCTTATGTTATTTATTTCAACCATGATTTATTTGGATGGGTCTGTTAGAGTAAGCCTAGGAAATGTGCTCTACATTAATTTGGTTTCCTTTTCTTTTTTTATAATATATTTAGTAGCAAGATATTTCTATCATAGAAATTACTATTTAAACTTATTAGATATTGTTGAAGGCAAGGGGGATGAAATAATAAATCGTCTTCCAAGACCTAAAAATCATGAGCAAATTCTCTTTCACGAGGTACTGTTAGCTTTATACAATGAACACAGCTCTATGATAGAAAAGATTCATGAACAAAAGAAGGAGTATGAAGAGTTTATAACCTCATGGGTTCATGAAATTAAGACTCCTATAGCAGTAAGTAGGCTGCTGATTGAAAGTAATTCGAAGTTTCCTAAGAAAGAAACTTTCTACAGCCTTGAGGAAGAATTAGATAAAATTGAAAATTATATAGAGCAGGCTCTGTATTATTCTAAAACTGATGATTTCTCAAAGGACTATCTTGTAAATGAAACCGGACTTGACAGAATGGTTAAGGATGCAGTAAAAAAGCAGGTTAAGACTTTTATTAATAAAAAAATAAATGTAGAAATACATAATACTGAACTAGAGGTTATTACGGATAAAAAATGGCTTTCTTTTATTTTAGATCAGGTGCTATCGAATGCGTTAAAGTATACTTCACCAGGAGGTAAGATTAAAATTTATGGAGAAACTGATGAAAGGTTACAGAGACTTATTATAGAGGATAATGGTATTGGAGTCAGACCTGAAGATATTGAGAGGGTATTTGATAAAGGGTTTACAGGTTATAATGGACGGGAAAACAGCAAAGCAACGGGAATGGGACTATATCTTTCTAAAAAATTGGCAAGGAAGCTTGGGCATGATATAGTAATCGAATCAAAATATGGTTCGTATACGAAGGTGACAATTCTATTTCCAAAGTTATTGGATTATCTACAGCTTTGA
- a CDS encoding response regulator transcription factor, which translates to MFKILIVEDEHKMREIILENIERWGLKGYYVQDFNNVLEDFARYEPHLVLMDITLTAYDGFYWCGKIREVSKVPIIFISSRNTNMDIVMAINMGGDDFIQKPFSLEVLMAKINALLRRTYNYINAFSNIIEVNGVVLNIKDNSVLYKDNKLELTKNEFKILYTLMKENGEIVSRDKIMRALWEDESFVDDNTLTVNINRLRKKLEDLGLVDYIQTKKGQGYLVL; encoded by the coding sequence ATGTTTAAAATATTGATAGTAGAAGATGAACATAAGATGAGGGAAATAATTCTTGAGAATATAGAGAGATGGGGACTTAAGGGATACTACGTACAAGACTTTAATAATGTGTTAGAGGATTTTGCAAGGTATGAGCCTCATCTGGTTTTGATGGATATAACCCTAACTGCCTATGATGGCTTTTATTGGTGTGGCAAAATAAGAGAAGTCTCAAAGGTTCCCATAATCTTTATATCCTCCAGAAATACTAATATGGATATAGTAATGGCAATTAATATGGGCGGAGATGATTTTATACAAAAACCATTTTCTCTTGAAGTATTGATGGCAAAGATAAACGCACTTTTAAGAAGGACATATAATTATATAAATGCTTTTTCAAATATAATTGAGGTTAATGGTGTGGTACTTAACATTAAGGACAATTCTGTTTTATATAAGGATAATAAATTAGAACTTACTAAAAATGAGTTTAAAATACTCTATACTCTAATGAAAGAAAATGGTGAAATAGTAAGCAGGGATAAGATAATGAGGGCTCTTTGGGAAGATGAAAGCTTCGTAGATGACAATACCTTGACAGTAAATATTAACAGACTTAGAAAGAAGCTTGAGGATTTAGGACTTGTTGATTATATTCAAACGAAGAAAGGCCAGGGGTATTTAGTCCTATGA